GACCCCAGATGGTCCTTTGACCAGAACACATGAAGACAGAGACTGAATAGTCTCTGCCGCTTGAGCCTCCAAGTCTTCAGGGCTCGACTTAGGTGTAGGACTAGGGAAATCACGGAAATGGATTTCTTGATTCAGGTTTGGTGCATGAACAGAACCGTTTATGGAAACAGAACCACTATTTGCTCCATCTTCTAGAGTCTTACCATCTGGCCGCACAGCACTAGATTGATCAGTTCCTGAAGTTTCTCTTACGTTAGGAGTAACCACGTGTCCTGGAATCACAGACATTGATGCTGGACAGCTAACTTGAGGCTGGGGACGAACAGAAATACCATCCTCAACTTTTCCAGAGCAAGGTACAAGAGTTGCAACTTGTTTATCTTTCGGATCATTAGGAAGGGCAGTGAcaatagaggaagaagaagaggttgaACTGGTGCTGACTGGCTTCAGGTTCTTCTGAAGACAGTTCACATCAACGCCAGTGCGTCCAGAGTTGTGCGGAGACGGTTTTAGTACTTGGGGATGGAACGATGAACTTGGTAAAGTAGTTGCTTTATCAAACCGTCCTGCAAGAGCCTCAGTTAGAAGTACAGACTCGTCTTGGTTCTCATGCTCTTTCCATATCCTAAGATAAGGAGGAAAATGGCCACAGGATTTCCATTTGCGGAGCTGCACCATAGAAAATGGTCCCTGGGTCTTTCCTGCTGGATCTCGATAATGCCATATTTCACTCTCCTCATCATCTTTACCAGTTTGCTGCAGAACCCAAAGATTAATATATGACATGAAACCAAAACTAGAAAACATATGAGAGGTTACATTTCGACCAGAGTAGTTGGTATGGTCAAACCTGGATATCTGCTGAGTTGTTGTCGACCTTAGAACACTCTTCTTTATTAGTGGCATGCATGGCTTTTCTGCTTCGCAAAACTGGAGCATCATATTTTTTCTGCGGATTATTTCCCAAGTTGTTCAGGATATCCCCTTTTTTCTTCGGACTTTTACTTTGTACCTCTATGTGATTATCTGCATATAGAAAACGTAGAAGATTGTAAACAGCATCCACCAATCAGGAATCTTTCGTAAGATAATGAACACGAAGCATTTCACATCCTAGTTTAAGGTGGGAGACCTGGTTTCCTCATACCCAACACTGCATCTTCTGCTGATGGATGACTCGGATCCATGCTTGGATCTGTATGAACTTCTGGGACTTCCTGCAGAAGCCGCTGGCGTTCCTCAGGTGATTCTAGACGCCCTAGCTTTTCTACACATTCTCTAAGCGTGGGAGATGGTTAAGAAAACAAGACTTGAACGTTCCATGCAACCAGTGTAAAACTATCTTTCACATTTAACCTAAAGCAAACCAAACATCTAAATGAAAAGACTTGAGTATGTAAAGTTGTATACTACTTAGACTAAGTAATTCCCGTTGAGATTGGCATGGTCTTCTCTTCAAAGAATTATTCCAACAACGAGTCATTGAAAGATTCTATAACCGATAACATTTGCAAATATAGTGCAAGCGAAGTGCAATAAATATAGTATGGCAATCTGAAAAAAGGATATTCCTTTCTACGACCCTTCTCACTAGCCCGATCACGGAGATGCCTTAACTTTAAGATATCAGCTTCCAGAACCTATATTGACAAAGAAGTCAATAAGAAGCAACACCGAGGACAATAAAGAACTATGATCATGGGGATCTTTACTATTTATACGAGTGATACTTGATGTTGTTAATTAACCTACCTCATTGACTCTCATAACTTGCAGTGTTGCTGCAATCTTCAAGATGTCACCCTGACACCGACGAAAAAGACATGAGTTTCCAACTtaggtaaaatatataatttcagtTGAGAAGATATCATGCTTGCGTTCTTACCACAGTCAAACGTTTATTGAGGCCACATTTTATGCTCTGGCGTAGCCGTTTGCACTCGTCCTGAAAATTACAGTTAGCGTCGTTACCTTATTATTACATggggtttaaatttttttattgtagagCCTAGAAAGGTAGATAAAACAATTTCAATGAGGACTATGTATACCTCTGTGACATTCTGGTCTGATAATTGATCAATCGAGATGACTTCTCTCTTGTCTAAATTTAGTATTTCTAGCATAACATCAGTAGTCTTTGCGCCAAGTTGGTAGAATGCTGATGCCTTGCTTGTACCTGTTAAATTACCACAAAAAAGCTGAGATcttactattaaaattttaggtCATTCAAttcctttttcctttctttcctCAAACAAGCATTAATATGAAAACTGATCAAGTACCTACAACTTGAACGAGCCTGTAAATATCCAGCTTCTGGTCGCTGCCAGATACCTTAATTCTCAAAATTGTGCCTACCACCTTTTCGTGAACTTTGTTGATATCATCAAGTAGAGTATCTATAAATTTACGTCTCAAATAAATCAGGTTGATATTGTGAACATCAATCGCTGCATATGCATCCAGATTTTCGTTTTTTTCACTGCCATCAGTTTTCCTACGCATCTTCCGTTTTCTATCCCTAACCACCGGATCATGAGCACTATCCTCCTCTGTTTGGCTACGAACAGAATGACTACTTTCCCCATTCTTGGGTTTCTCCTCTTTCGGTTTCTCTTGAATAAGGAAGTGAGACTCGAGAAGCTTAAGCATTTCAAAGTGACCCACTCGCTGTCTCTCAAACAACTTCACAAGCATTTGGTCACAGACAACTTGAGACTTCTGATTAGGATCCCTAaggttttttttcttgatatagTCAAGCAGAAGACCCTGCACATCGAACTGAGAAAGAACCGATGTATCGCCATTTCTCATGACCGACAAAAACTCGAGGAGTTCTTTTGTTGCCCAGTTTGTATCTCCAGGAAGCTTCTTTGGGATATTACTTGGAATTTTAGTATCTAACTTGCTGGGTACGGTGGGGGAATCACTagtccttcttctttttgttccaTTCGCTACTACATCTGAATCTGAATTGCCTGAAGAACAAGCTTTGCTAAGGGTATGAATATTTCGTGACTCCACTTTAGGGACAGTATAAGGAACCTCCTTCCAAGGATTATTTGCTCTAGTAAGCTCTTCGACAGTTAGAGACAGCTCTTCCTTCAGGCAAAGCCAATATACCTTGAACAGATACTCCCAACTGAGCTTGTCATCAAAATCCACCTTAACCTAAAggacaatgaaaaaaaattatgattagtaaagagaatatataaaaagaagaacACTCAACTTATAAAACTAATGAAGTACAAGGTTTCTTCCTAAAAAAAGAGCCGTAACTTTTTTTCCTTCGGTTTCACTCTTTCAAAATACACAACATATCCGACTGCTCTCGTAAGATCTTATTAAATACGAAACCCATGGCTAACAAATTTGGAAAGCTCCTAACATTCCGTTAGTTCTCTCATAAGATATGATTCTAATCAATCAACCCAAATCTCTAACattccatgattttaggttgTGACTGGTTGCTATCACATTACCTGTCGTGTGACACGTACGATGTTAAGTGCATGGCAACACTACGAGATTTTAATCGGATCTAAATAAATAGAAACCCCATATAGATGTAATGAACGAAAACGACTAAAATCAACAAACAATACTCCCCTTAAGGTAAAATATAATTGCCCCAAGGAAATTTTGCGGCTAAGCATTGAAAGAAACTATAGATGGAGGGAGGAGTGTCTTACCGCTTCATTATCTCCTTGAGAAATATTCTCGATCAACATTATAGGCTTAATACATGTGCCACAAAGACCCATGTTACCTCTCACAATCACATAGTCGGCATCTTTAATGCACCGCTTACAAACAGAAAAAGTGCATGTATAACACATGTAACTGGAACCTTTCTGGCATGTACCGCATATGTGCCAACCTGAAACGAATGAACGAAACATCAGTTTCCGTATAGGACGCGTCACGTCAATcttttaaaacatttgaaatgACGGCATGTCAGAACTATCACTCTCCCTAGATTGCTGACAGCAAACACAAGATACACAGTAACATCATGGACTATGCGCGACAT
The window above is part of the Brassica napus cultivar Da-Ae chromosome C8, Da-Ae, whole genome shotgun sequence genome. Proteins encoded here:
- the LOC106367711 gene encoding zinc finger CCCH domain-containing protein 44 isoform X1; its protein translation is MENQQLQQVPGEESSVKGVVDLMRVDQCEEEIGASQAPSVPAPTVAGVVDEAAPVKRKRGRPPRAHAKTVSQTRPPPPPRKDEKEEDVCFICFDGGDLVLCDRRNCPKAYHPACIKRDEAFFRTAAKWNCGWHICGTCQKGSSYMCYTCTFSVCKRCIKDADYVIVRGNMGLCGTCIKPIMLIENISQGDNEAVKVDFDDKLSWEYLFKVYWLCLKEELSLTVEELTRANNPWKEVPYTVPKVESRNIHTLSKACSSGNSDSDVVANGTKRRRTSDSPTVPSKLDTKIPSNIPKKLPGDTNWATKELLEFLSVMRNGDTSVLSQFDVQGLLLDYIKKKNLRDPNQKSQVVCDQMLVKLFERQRVGHFEMLKLLESHFLIQEKPKEEKPKNGESSHSVRSQTEEDSAHDPVVRDRKRKMRRKTDGSEKNENLDAYAAIDVHNINLIYLRRKFIDTLLDDINKVHEKVVGTILRIKVSGSDQKLDIYRLVQVVGTSKASAFYQLGAKTTDVMLEILNLDKREVISIDQLSDQNVTEDECKRLRQSIKCGLNKRLTVGDILKIAATLQVMRVNEVLEADILKLRHLRDRASEKGRRKELRECVEKLGRLESPEERQRLLQEVPEVHTDPSMDPSHPSAEDAVLGMRKPDNHIEVQSKSPKKKGDILNNLGNNPQKKYDAPVLRSRKAMHATNKEECSKVDNNSADIQQTGKDDEESEIWHYRDPAGKTQGPFSMVQLRKWKSCGHFPPYLRIWKEHENQDESVLLTEALAGRFDKATTLPSSSFHPQVLKPSPHNSGRTGVDVNCLQKNLKPVSTSSTSSSSSIVTALPNDPKDKQVATLVPCSGKVEDGISVRPQPQVSCPASMSVIPGHVVTPNVRETSGTDQSSAVRPDGKTLEDGANSGSVSINGSVHAPNLNQEIHFRDFPSPTPKSSPEDLEAQAAETIQSLSSCVLVKGPSGVTWSTTATTTVDAPTTTTTSSVVVTGGQLPQVTQQSAVDLAAPSVKHIDLAADHATATHTSNNTHVAHSSGWPAIVADPDECDESVSDLLAEVEAMEQNGLPSSPTSTFHCDDDDDLMKGPEKDFFNPVLRMFLTHETCRMNVSQPSILDYVSAGKSSTGAEAQANTHFSHCGTAGPELLLFAPPAPASTSQDLTLTTTALRLGSETTVEAGLVERPPKYASGVGLEPSLRSPSSHDPARGNTERSPRGNGSQQRRSGGHSRDRQWWNNGHNNSLNNSHNNNRQWPYSSSHGYDHGSGSYTAHPPKGLKICKFYESGYCKKGAACSFWHP
- the LOC106367711 gene encoding zinc finger CCCH domain-containing protein 44 isoform X2, which translates into the protein MENQQLQQVPGEESSVKGVVDLMRVDQCEEEIGASQAPSVPAPTVAGVVDEAAPVKRKRGRPPRAHAKTVSQTRPPPPPRKDEKEEDVCFICFDGGDLVLCDRRNCPKAYHPACIKRDEAFFRTAAKWNCGWHICGTCQKGSSYMCYTCTFSVCKRCIKDADYVIVRGNMGLCGTCIKPIMLIENISQGDNEAVKVDFDDKLSWEYLFKVYWLCLKEELSLTVEELTRANNPWKEVPYTVPKVESRNIHTLSKACSSGNSDSDVVANGTKRRRTSDSPTVPSKLDTKIPSNIPKKLPGDTNWATKELLEFLSVMRNGDTSVLSQFDVQGLLLDYIKKKNLRDPNQKSQVVCDQMLVKLFERQRVGHFEMLKLLESHFLIQEKPKEEKPKNGESSHSVRSQTEEDSAHDPVVRDRKRKMRRKTDGSEKNENLDAYAAIDVHNINLIYLRRKFIDTLLDDINKVHEKVVGTILRIKVSGSDQKLDIYRLVQVVGTSKASAFYQLGAKTTDVMLEILNLDKREVISIDQLSDQNVTEDECKRLRQSIKCGLNKRLTVGDILKIAATLQVMRVNEVLEADILKLRHLRDRASEKGRRKELRECVEKLGRLESPEERQRLLQEVPEVHTDPSMDPSHPSAEDAVLDNHIEVQSKSPKKKGDILNNLGNNPQKKYDAPVLRSRKAMHATNKEECSKVDNNSADIQQTGKDDEESEIWHYRDPAGKTQGPFSMVQLRKWKSCGHFPPYLRIWKEHENQDESVLLTEALAGRFDKATTLPSSSFHPQVLKPSPHNSGRTGVDVNCLQKNLKPVSTSSTSSSSSIVTALPNDPKDKQVATLVPCSGKVEDGISVRPQPQVSCPASMSVIPGHVVTPNVRETSGTDQSSAVRPDGKTLEDGANSGSVSINGSVHAPNLNQEIHFRDFPSPTPKSSPEDLEAQAAETIQSLSSCVLVKGPSGVTWSTTATTTVDAPTTTTTSSVVVTGGQLPQVTQQSAVDLAAPSVKHIDLAADHATATHTSNNTHVAHSSGWPAIVADPDECDESVSDLLAEVEAMEQNGLPSSPTSTFHCDDDDDLMKGPEKDFFNPVLRMFLTHETCRMNVSQPSILDYVSAGKSSTGAEAQANTHFSHCGTAGPELLLFAPPAPASTSQDLTLTTTALRLGSETTVEAGLVERPPKYASGVGLEPSLRSPSSHDPARGNTERSPRGNGSQQRRSGGHSRDRQWWNNGHNNSLNNSHNNNRQWPYSSSHGYDHGSGSYTAHPPKGLKICKFYESGYCKKGAACSFWHP